From the genome of Deltaproteobacteria bacterium:
TTCTACATTGTACGATAAGCCGTCAAAGACTGTAAAAATTATTGTCAGTGATGAAGGAATCGGCATGTCCGGCGAAATAATCGGCAGGATTGAAGAACCTTTTGTCACCTCAAAGCGTGAACAGGGAGGACTGGGGCTGGGCTTGTCCGTTTCATCGGCCATCATTCGAAATCACGGGGGAAAAATGGAATTTGCCTCCAAAAGCGGAGAGGGAACGGTGGCAACCCTGACTCTTCCCCTGGCAAGGAATAAAGATATGCGCAAGGAGATATGATGAGAGATAAAAACCCGGACTTACCCATACTGCTCGTCGATGACGAAGAACAGGCCTGCAATTATTATACAACGGCCCTTGAAACGTCTCTCCTGAATAATGTAATCCACTGCACCGACAGCCGGCAAGTAATGCCGCTGCTGGAAAAAAGCCAGGTAAAAGTTGTTGTCCTCGATATTATCATGCCCCATATATCGGGACTGGAACTGCTCGCTCAAATCGTTCACAGTTGCCCCCATGTGCCCGTCATCATGCTTACCGCCGTCAATGAAATAGAAACAGCCGTCCGGTGCATGCAGTCAGGCGCTTTTGATTACATGCTTAAGCCTGTTGAAAAAAGCCGCTTTGTAAGCGGCATTAAAAGAGCGATTGAAGTGCGGGAACTGAAGGAAGAAAACCTGGCGCTCAAAGAAAGCTTTTTCTCGGACAAGCTTGAACATGAGGAAGCATTTTCTGAAATTATTACCAATAATTCAAAAATGTTCTCTATTTTTAAATATATAGAATCCGTAGCAAATTCACCGCGCCCCATTCTCATTTCCGGTGAAACCGGTGTGGGCAAGGAATTGTTCGCAAGGGTCATACATAAAATCAGCAAACGCCAGGGACAGCTCATATCGGTCAATGTGGCGGGACTTGACGATAACGTTTTTTCCGATACCCTCTTCGGCCACAAAAAAGGCGCCTTTACCGGCGCTGACAGTTCGCGAAGCGGCCTTATCGTGCAAGCCGGTGACGGCACGCTCTTTCTCGATGAAATAGGCGATCTCGATGAAGCGTCACAGGTCAAACTGTTGAGGCTTTTGCAGGAAGGCGAATACTACCCTCTCGGCTCGGACATAAAAAAAATGACTGACGCCAGGATTGTCGCCGTCACAAATCATAATCTGGAAGCCTCAATGAAGGAAGGTAAATTCAGGAGAGATCTTTTTTACCGCCTTTCTTCTCATCACATCGTCATCCCCCCTCTTCGGAAACGGCTCGATGACTTGCCTGTACTTGTTGAACACTTTATTGCCGAAGCGGCAAAGTCTTTGAAAAAAGAGGCGCCCGCCCTTACGGAAAACCTGATAAGACTGCTTTCAGCCTATCACTTCCCCGGCAATGTCCGTGAATTGCAAGGCATGGTATATGACGCTGTCAGCCTCTATGAAGGAGGAAAACTTTCACTGGAGAGCTTCAAGGATGCTGTCAGCAACAGTGAAGGCTTGTCTGACGGCAAACCGGCAATAAAGAGCGGACCGGGAAGAATTTCTCCCCATTCGGACAACCTTAATCTGCCGGAAACTTTCGGTGAAAGATTCCCGCCTCTCAGAGAGGTTGAAGAGTTGCTTATCAGGGCTGCCATGAAACGGGCCGGCGGCAAACAATTTATTGCCGCCAACCTGCTGGGCATATCGAGGCCGACACTTAACAAACGCCTTAAACAGCTCGAAGCGGAAGAGTAAAGCCTTAAGGGCAAAGTCGCAAAGCGCACAGAGAAAAGTCAAAACCTCTGTAACCCCCTTTACATTGCTCTTCATTGTCAGGTTTCGATGACCTGACAAAGGGCCTTGCCACCCCGATTTGAAGTTGCCATTTTTTACAATGTAAAAAATGGCAATTTACCCTGAAAGCCCGCTTAGCGCCTGCTTTTTCAGAAAAATTCCCACAAATTTAAATTGCATTTTTTTACATTCCTTATTTAAGGCCCTATCCCCCTCAACAAGGTATTATCTCTTTATTTACAGCTATTTGCACGACATAGCCATATTTGGCACCTTAAATGCTATAACTGTAAGGTGAATAAACATAATGATTCCTAAAAAAGGGGGGATAAGAATGGCTGAGAAAAAACATATACTCGTTGCCGAAGATGAAGAAAAAATGCGACAGGCCGTCGAGTTCATTCTTCAGTGGAAAGGATACACCGTTTCAGCGGCAAAGAACGGCAGGGAAGCCCTTAATATTATCATCGATTCAAAAGGGAATAAAAGGCCCGTCGATCTTCTTATTACAGACATGCAGATGCCTCAAATGGATGGTTTGGAACTTATTGATGAAATAAGAAAATCAGGAGCTGCCATGCCGGTCATAGCCATGACCGGTAACAGGGATGTCACTATTCGTTATTCTCTAATGGAAAAAGACTTCAGCCACTGCTTATTCAAACCTTTTGGAAAAGATGAACTTCTCAATTCAATCAACGCAGCCATTGAAGAAAGGGACGGCAATAAAAAAGCGCCTAAAAAGACTTATAAAGAAAAGAAGTATTCCTGAAATTAATTATTGAAGGAAAGAGGATAGGCCATGATAACCGGTGAGAGGAAAATTTCCGACAGATTAAAGAAATCAGCAGGATTTCTGCTCTGCATGTTTATTGCGGCCTTATTTTGTTCAACTGCCGTTTATGGAGGGAGCAAGACTTCCGGACTCGATGGGATAATCATGAATGTGACATCACGAAAAATCACCCTGAAAAGTGGTGAAGAATTAAAAGTAAGTCCTAATGTCACCACGAAAAACAGGTTTGGAAAAAATATCAGGTTTAAAGCAAGTAAAATACAGTCATGGGAAAAACTAAGAGTGCTAATGAGTCAGGTAGAAGGCGAAATGGTCATTGTGGAAATTATAGAACTGGCAGAAAGCAATTGAAGGTTTAGTAAAAAAACTTCTGCTTATGGGCAGGTTTTAAACATAAAAGACAGGGAGTGACAAAAGTGAACCCTCTGAAAAAAGAAAGCGGCTTTACACTTATCGAGGTTCTGATCGGCTTATTCATCATCATGGTTGGACTGCTGGCCCATGCCGCCTTTACCGTAACCGTCATTCGGGAAAACAACAATAGCGGGAATTACACGGAAGCATCAGCTCTGGCCCAGGATAAACTGGAAGAGTTGATAAATTTGCCCTTTACCAATAACACTACCCATGCTTTTCTGAAAGACGTCAATGCAGGAAATAACAGCGCAGCAGGATTGCTCACAATTACTGCTGCCGACGTCGACCACCGGGAAGTCGGCATCAATGAATTTGGAAATTTCGGCGGGTTTTATACGAGAACGTGGAATGTGTGGGACGTTGCCGCCGTGAGAAAAGATATTGCAGTCATTGTCAGTTGGCAAAGCGCCGGCGGGTCTGTAAAAAAAACCTCCTATACAACTACCCTGATGAGGAAGAGGATAGAGAAGAGTGAGTGAAGCCATGTCAACAATCAATTGTGAGAAAATCAAGGTAAAACTGCTGAGCAAAAGGGGATTTTCCCTTATCGAAGTAGTGATTGCCATGAGTATGTCACTTTTTATCCTTTCAGCCGCCTATGCCATCCTCATTAAAGATATGAAAACATACTCGGCTCAGGATAATATTGTAAGAATGCAGCAGGATGGAAGATTCGCCATGGCCTTAATAAGTAAAAAGATCCGTATGGCCGGATTCGACCCGATGAAAACACAAAATTTCGGCATTACCGGCAGCAATTACAGTTTCACTAATAATTCAGCGATAATATCTTCAAACAACAGCCTCTTCTTTACCTTTGATGAAAATAAAAATGGAATCATTGACAGCAATCCCACTGAAAAGATCGGCTACAGGATAAGCGATACTGATGGCGACGGCCTTTCGGACAGCCTTCAAATCGATTCCATTACAGGGGGGTGGAAAACTCTGAAAGGAAATGTGATAGGGTTTGATGTTGTTTACACCTATAGCAACGGGGATCTCAGCACGGGACCGGCAGGACTTCCCGACAACTCAGACGGCGATAGTAATAATGATTTGAGGAATGTCCGTCTCATCGAAGTTACGCTCACGTCACGCACATCGAAAGAAGACAGAAGTTATTCGGGGGGATTTAACCTCAAGGGAACGGCTACAGACGGTACATGCAGAACCTATTCTCTCAGGTCAAGAATCAGGCCAAGAAATATCGGCCTGTAAAGGAGAAATATTATGAATAAACATTTGAAAAATCAATCGGGATTTGCCCTTATCAGCTCTCTTTTCGTCATTATTTTCCTCACATTGATCGGTACAGTTGCCATGACGACTACAAACCATGAAAACAAGATCAGCGAAAAATACAGATGTAAGCAGGAGGTCTTTTATACCGCTGACGGAGCTGCACAGATAGGAATCAACCATCTCAAGAGTGTTTATCATGTGAGCCACCGCCCTAAAGCCCCCCTGACGGATAGCGGCAAAAGCTATTCAGGGTCAATTGACTATAGTTACGTCGTTGAACCTCCGCCAAACTCAGTGAATACAGGATCGCAGAAAAAAGTCGGTTTCTCGGCAAAACAGGAAACACGCTATAAATCAACGAGCAGAATGTACGAATATGGTTATATTTCTTCTGCAGTTGCAACAAACTCACGATGCGGGACAAAAAGAATTGAATTGGCCGCATCCTATCTAAGTGACACGTGAAAGGATGCATATGAAAACATTTAATAAAATACTAATGACAGTCTTTCTTTTATTATTGCCTGCTCTCTCCTATTCAGGCGTTATCAAAGAGTTGCCGGGAAACTTCGAAGGTGTACCGCCCAATGTATTGATTATCCTCGATAATTCGGGAAGCATGCTCTGCCCCGCCTATTTTACAAAAGCCGACGGCACGACCATATATTGCAACGGCGCACCCGGCACAAACGCCGCAAATCATGATGATGGTTACGACACAAGCAAGACATATTACGGCTACTTCGATTCAACAAAGCAATATTCCTATGCATCCAACAAATTCACAATCGATCCGTCAGGTGACTGGAACGGCAACTTCCTCAACTGGGTTTCAATGAGACGTATTGACGTAGCAAAAAAAGTCCTTGTCGGGGGAAAGGGGCTGCCAAAAGCAAGGCCTGCTCTTGACGCGCCAAACAGCCTTGTCGGTCAGGCAGCTACATCCTGGTGGGACTATATTAAGAAATACGACAGAACAAGCGGCGTAACCAACAAGCTTTTCCCCTCCTGTGGAACCAGCACTGACTGCTATTTTGGGCTGGCAGACGGCTATATCTATCTCGATGATGACACCGGTCCATTCTCATCTTATACGAATCGCTACACCATTTCCCTTTCACTCACCACGGAATGGGAATCAGGCGTCGTTCAACAGGTTTCGGGAAGTATGCGGCTGGGGCTGGAATTTTTTAATACAGGTAACGGCGGACGTATCGATCAATATATGGATGCCCCCCCCGTCTCCATCTCTTATATTAACGCCATTGAAAATATTGATCCCACGACAGGCACACCGCTGGGTGAATCACTTTACACAGCAGCCGGATATTTTGCCACAGATGCTACAACAGGTAATACGGGTCCCAGATATTATAAATCTTCTGCAAGTAGTTATAATACGAGCGGGGCAAATTCCGACCCCTTTGACTATCCGGCCCAAAACGACGTTTCATGCGCCCAAACATTCATTCTGCTTATTACCGATGGTGATCCTTCAGGTGACGGCAGCCTGCCTGATACCATTGGTGACTACGACAAGGACGGCAATGGAAAACAGCTGGACGATGTAGCGCTCTGGGCAAGAACGACTGATTTAAGAGGTGACATCAAAGACACACAGAACATTACTCTTTACACGGTCTTTGCCTTCGGCGGGGGTTCTGATATTCTTAAAGATGCGGCAGTAAACGGTGGTTTTACTGACAAAGACAACGACAAGCTGCCTGACCCGCCGCACCCTTCATCATGGGCAAGCTATACAGGTCCATTCAGCAAAAACGAGTGGGATGATAATGCCGACGGCCTTCCCGATAACTACTTCGCAGCTGAATCAGGAGGTGAACTGAAAAGGTCCCTTATCGCAGCTTTCCTAAGCATCTTTGCCAAAACCAACACGGCCACATCTCCTGTCATCATGCCGGGAACTTCAGCCGGTGACGGCAACGTCATCTACTCTTCTGAATTCCTGCCTATAGGGAGTCATCAATGGATAGGGAGATTGAAAAAAAAGCCGCTGGATAAAGATGGATACCTCAAGGGAACATTCCCCAACTATTCGACAGACTGGGATGCAGGAGTGATCCTTGGAAACAATTGTACCGGCAAATGCCTTCCAGCTGCTTCCAGAACAATATTTACCGTCGACAATACTCTTTTCACCACATCTAACGGGAGCGCTCTCATGCCTTTACTGGGAACAGCCGACCTGCCGTTAACTGAAAAACTGATTAATTTTGTCAGAGGCATTGATGTTTATGATGAAGATGCGGATAATAATTTCACCGAAGAAAGGTGGAAGCTTGCCGATATTTACAACTCCAGACCTATGGTAGCAGCCGTGCCGCCCTATTATTATGACGATGCGTTGGATAATAATTATATGAAGGCTTTTAAAGAATTCAGTACCGTCGCGAAAAGAACACCAACAATTTATGCCGGTGGAAATGACGGCATGCTCCACGCATTTGAAGATTTATCAGGAAAGGAGCTATGGGCATTTATTCCCCCCATGATACTGCCTGACCTTAAAAACATGATATCCACCATACCAAGAATCAGTAACACTCAATACTACGTTGACTCGTCCCCTATTATTGAAGACGTCTACATAGGCGGCAAATGGAAAACAATTGTCATTACCGGTCTCAGGTTTGGAGGAAGAGGGTATTTTACTTTAGACATTACCGATCCGCACAACCCTGAATTTTTATGGGCTGTTTCAACGGACGGCACGTCAGTCACTCACTGGAACAGCAGCGGCACGGCCT
Proteins encoded in this window:
- a CDS encoding prepilin-type N-terminal cleavage/methylation domain-containing protein, producing the protein MNPLKKESGFTLIEVLIGLFIIMVGLLAHAAFTVTVIRENNNSGNYTEASALAQDKLEELINLPFTNNTTHAFLKDVNAGNNSAAGLLTITAADVDHREVGINEFGNFGGFYTRTWNVWDVAAVRKDIAVIVSWQSAGGSVKKTSYTTTLMRKRIEKSE
- a CDS encoding PilC/PilY family type IV pilus protein gives rise to the protein MKTFNKILMTVFLLLLPALSYSGVIKELPGNFEGVPPNVLIILDNSGSMLCPAYFTKADGTTIYCNGAPGTNAANHDDGYDTSKTYYGYFDSTKQYSYASNKFTIDPSGDWNGNFLNWVSMRRIDVAKKVLVGGKGLPKARPALDAPNSLVGQAATSWWDYIKKYDRTSGVTNKLFPSCGTSTDCYFGLADGYIYLDDDTGPFSSYTNRYTISLSLTTEWESGVVQQVSGSMRLGLEFFNTGNGGRIDQYMDAPPVSISYINAIENIDPTTGTPLGESLYTAAGYFATDATTGNTGPRYYKSSASSYNTSGANSDPFDYPAQNDVSCAQTFILLITDGDPSGDGSLPDTIGDYDKDGNGKQLDDVALWARTTDLRGDIKDTQNITLYTVFAFGGGSDILKDAAVNGGFTDKDNDKLPDPPHPSSWASYTGPFSKNEWDDNADGLPDNYFAAESGGELKRSLIAAFLSIFAKTNTATSPVIMPGTSAGDGNVIYSSEFLPIGSHQWIGRLKKKPLDKDGYLKGTFPNYSTDWDAGVILGNNCTGKCLPAASRTIFTVDNTLFTTSNGSALMPLLGTADLPLTEKLINFVRGIDVYDEDADNNFTEERWKLADIYNSRPMVAAVPPYYYDDALDNNYMKAFKEFSTVAKRTPTIYAGGNDGMLHAFEDLSGKELWAFIPPMILPDLKNMISTIPRISNTQYYVDSSPIIEDVYIGGKWKTIVITGLRFGGRGYFTLDITDPHNPEFLWAVSTDGTSVTHWNSSGTASDVSTYINYSAYTKLGYSWSEPTTARMRIAGTDKWVGVIGGGYRAIKPDVDFDLPDHAQGVGRQFYVIDLENGAIIGRQDETVITDEASDGIDNSIPANVSVSGSPDNYMQYLYAGDREGQIWKVNVSGSKKYGGSTDTDPVLWSSCKIFDANASYADPTATPAPAYADNNRRYIYAQPELSEDSSGNRWIFWGTGNGRDVKSVYPQLSPSREENEGNIFVAMKESMEGDVASPPLGTACGTTLTTADLADVTNVNVSRSPDDSSHGWYIRLLGIEIDKNGNIINYRGSEKSFTDPTVAYGELYFTTTVSNPDDICADIYSNLYRVDYTTGLQNLVDLYDNPVKKVRIGAGIATAPIVRGDVIQIGITGKSTPEDEATIAKLGGKRQGNLITLPLGKKDGIGVEMVWWKEL
- a CDS encoding response regulator, with protein sequence MAEKKHILVAEDEEKMRQAVEFILQWKGYTVSAAKNGREALNIIIDSKGNKRPVDLLITDMQMPQMDGLELIDEIRKSGAAMPVIAMTGNRDVTIRYSLMEKDFSHCLFKPFGKDELLNSINAAIEERDGNKKAPKKTYKEKKYS
- a CDS encoding sigma-54 dependent transcriptional regulator, encoding MRDKNPDLPILLVDDEEQACNYYTTALETSLLNNVIHCTDSRQVMPLLEKSQVKVVVLDIIMPHISGLELLAQIVHSCPHVPVIMLTAVNEIETAVRCMQSGAFDYMLKPVEKSRFVSGIKRAIEVRELKEENLALKESFFSDKLEHEEAFSEIITNNSKMFSIFKYIESVANSPRPILISGETGVGKELFARVIHKISKRQGQLISVNVAGLDDNVFSDTLFGHKKGAFTGADSSRSGLIVQAGDGTLFLDEIGDLDEASQVKLLRLLQEGEYYPLGSDIKKMTDARIVAVTNHNLEASMKEGKFRRDLFYRLSSHHIVIPPLRKRLDDLPVLVEHFIAEAAKSLKKEAPALTENLIRLLSAYHFPGNVRELQGMVYDAVSLYEGGKLSLESFKDAVSNSEGLSDGKPAIKSGPGRISPHSDNLNLPETFGERFPPLREVEELLIRAAMKRAGGKQFIAANLLGISRPTLNKRLKQLEAEE
- a CDS encoding prepilin-type N-terminal cleavage/methylation domain-containing protein, giving the protein MSEAMSTINCEKIKVKLLSKRGFSLIEVVIAMSMSLFILSAAYAILIKDMKTYSAQDNIVRMQQDGRFAMALISKKIRMAGFDPMKTQNFGITGSNYSFTNNSAIISSNNSLFFTFDENKNGIIDSNPTEKIGYRISDTDGDGLSDSLQIDSITGGWKTLKGNVIGFDVVYTYSNGDLSTGPAGLPDNSDGDSNNDLRNVRLIEVTLTSRTSKEDRSYSGGFNLKGTATDGTCRTYSLRSRIRPRNIGL